One stretch of Hemibagrus wyckioides isolate EC202008001 linkage group LG01, SWU_Hwy_1.0, whole genome shotgun sequence DNA includes these proteins:
- the nanog gene encoding homeobox protein NANOG → MADWKVPVSYNYSPSYHAYAYGLMYPQAPEQTHANMNWAEAAYGSSVGVTGGYYTAQPPSSQTPPGSPEYNNPSSEGPYPGSMVYYTDSKAHAQTGRLFLSHNRVEFDQTSKEQERAGSDTPSDSEAHTPDSWSSGSSREGSAAQVDVDLPDWAKKEGANKPDSGSPDGSEVVSSSLSAASEGPNCMNVDGDYEVPALSASAPSSDPVAAQQPRKAKARTAFSEKQMSALNDRFNVQRYLTPAEMKTLAGLTGLTYKQVKTWFQNRRMKLKRHQKDNSWVSERYITAGIPTTQTTHSQFQVDAPILSQDLYNTSQFRDVVFKSSPPQTPSCYLNYSRPLSPSQVSPRPQGSWRLPPAVQHYEFLNPSSYVPVGGNAGTGDVGTVDPGSSPTQMATVHNATQWSS, encoded by the exons ATGGCGGATTGGAAGGTACCGGTGAGCTACAACTACAGTCCGTCATACCATGCTTATGCGTACGGGTTGATGTATCCGCAAGCACCTGAGCAAACCCACGCTAACATGAACTGGGCCGAGGCCGCTTATGGCTCTTCTGTAGGGGTGACGGGAGGATACTACACCGCTCAGCCGCCGTCTTCTCAAACTCCTCCCGGGAGTCCGGAATACAACAACCCGAGCTCTGAAGGTCCTTACCCGGGCTCGATGGTTTACTACACTGACTCGAAGGCGCACGCGCAGACCGGTCGCCTTTTCCTCTCACACAACCGGGTTGAGTTTGACCAAACGAGTAAGGAGCAGGAGCGAGCAGGCAGTGACACACCGAGCGACTCCGAGGCCCATACACCAG ATTCTTGGAGTTCGGGTAGCAGTCGTGAAGGCAGTGCAGCTCAGGTGGATGTAGATCTCCCTGACTGGGCTAAAAAAGAGGGCGCAAACAAGCCCGACAGCGGCAGTCCCGATGGTAGCGAGGTTGTGTCCAGCTCTCTGTCAGCGGCCTCAGAAGGCCCGAATTGTATGAATGTGGATGGAGATTATGAAGTACCAGCGTTGTCCGCATCAGCTCCGTCCTCTGATCCGGTGGCGGCGCAGCAGCCGCGCAAGGCCAAAGCTCGCACCGCTTTCTCTGAGAAACAGATGAGCGCGTTAAACGACCGCTTCAACGTGCAGAGATACCTCACCCCTGCCGAGATGAAGACTCTAGCAGGACTCACCGGGCTCACTTACAAACAG GTGAAAACCTGGTTTCAAAATCGCAGAATGAAACTAAAGAGGCACCAGAAAGATAACAGCTGGGTGTCCGAGAGGTACATCACTGCTGGGATTCCTACCACACAGACTACACATTCTCAG TTCCAGGTAGATGCACCAATACTGAGCCAAGACCTTTACAATACATCCCAGTTTAGAGATGTGGTATTCAAGAGCAGCCCTCCACAGACTCCCTCCTGTTACCTTAACTACTCTCGGCCCCTGTCCCCTTCCCAGGTCTCACCTAGGCCTCAGGGAAGTTGGCGTCTGCCCCCAGCTGTGCAGCACTATGAATTCCTCAATCCTTCCAGCTATGTGCCAGTTGGTGGGAATGCTGGTACTGGTGATGTTGGCACTGTTGATCCAGGCAGCAGCCCTACGCAGATGGCCACAGTGCACAATGCCACACAGTGGTCATCGTGA
- the tm9sf1 gene encoding transmembrane 9 superfamily member 1, translating to MATLGWIAGSRLFLLCLFPQVAWTATYKEGDPVMLYVNKVGPYHNPQETYHYYTLPVCRPKEVRHKALSLGEVLDGDRMAESLYNIHFRENTERQTLCQLTLSEKEVDQLREAIEELYYFEFVLDDIPIWGFVGYMEESGFLPHSHKVGLWTHLDFNIEYNGNSVIFANVSVKDVKPVPLDEGGGDGANVNNGGLSVTHTYSVHWFESHLPYTRRAERLRDYSFFPKTLEIHWLSIINSLVLVVLLLGFVIIILMRVLKNDFARYNVEEDGTCDDLDQGDNGWKIIHTDVFRFPPYKSLMCAVLGVGAQFLTLATGIIIMALLGMFNVHRHGAINSAAIVLYALTSCVSGYCSCSFYTQIHGHRWVWNIILTSTLFSAPLFLTWSVVNSIHWWSGSTQALPASTVLLLLGAWVLVGFPLTVIGGIVGKNRAGSFQAPCRTRNIPRQIPEQPWYKHTAVHMAIGGFLPFSAISVELYYIFATVWGREQYTLYGILLCVFAILLSVGACISVALTYFLLSGEDYRWWWRSILSTGSTGIFIFVYSLFYYWNRSSMSGLVQSMEFFGYSLLTAFVFSLMLGTVSFWASLAFIRYIYRSLKMD from the exons ATGGCGACTCTTGGCTGGATCGCAGGCTCTCGGCTGTTTCTCCTGTGCCTGTTTCCACAAGTTGCCTGGACAGCCACTTACAAGGAAGGCGATCCGGTCATGCTTTATGTGAATAAAGTCGGGCCTTATCATAACCCCCAGGAAACCTATCATTATTATACTCTCCCTGTCTGCAGACCCAAAGAG GTGCGCCATAAAGCCTTAAGCCTGGGAGAGGTTTTGGATGGTGACAGGATGGCAGAGTCTTTATACAACATTCACTTCAGGGAGAACACCGAAAGACAGACACTATGTCAGCTCACACTGTCGGAGAAAGAG GTGGATCAGTTGAGAGAAGCAATCGAAGAGCTGTATTACTTTGAATTTGTCCTGGATGATATTCCAATCTGGGGCTTTGTGGGATATATGGAGGAAAGTGGATTCCTGCCTCACAGTCACAAG GTCGGGTTGTGGACCCACTTGGACTTTAATATCGAATATAATGGCAACTCTGTGATCTTTGCCAATGTGTCTGTGAAAGATGTGAAGCCGGTGCCTTTGGACGAGGGAGGAGGTGACGGGGCAAACGTCAATAATGGAGGTCTCTCAGTGACCCACACCTACAGCGTACACTGGTTTGAGAGCCACTTGCCTTACACACGCAGGGCTGAGCGTCTCCGAGACTACTCCTTCTTCCCAAAGACTCTGGAGATCCACTGGCTGTCAATCATCAACTCGCTGGTGCTGGTGGTGCTGCTGCTAGGCTTCGTTATCATCATCCTTATGAGGGTGTTAAAGAATGACTTTGCCAG ATATAATGTAGAAGAAGATGGGACCTGTGATGATCTGGATCAGGGTGATAACGGCTGGAAGATCATTCACACGGATGTCTTTCGTTTTCCACCATATAAGAGCTTGATGTGTGCTGTGCTTGGAGTAGGAGCTCAGTTTCTCACTTTGGCCACCG GAATTATCATCATGGCATTGCTAGGGATGTTTAACGTGCATCGCCACGGAGCTATAAATTCTGCAGCGATCGTACTGTATGCGCTGACCAGCTGTGTGTCGGGATACTGCTCGTGTAGCTTCTACACCCAGATCCATGGTCACCGCTGGGTTTGGAACATCATCCTCACCTCTACCCTCTTCTCTG ccCCTCTCTTTCTGACCTGGAGTGTAGTAAACTCCATACACTGGTGGAGTGGCTCCACACAGGCACTTCCTGCGTCTACGGTGCTCCTGTTGCTAGGTGCTTGGGTACTAGTGGGTTTTCCCCTTACAGTCATTGGGGGAATTGTGGGTAAGAACCGGGCCGGCAGTTTTCAGGCTCCATGTCGTACACGCAACATTCCACGCCAGATCCCAGAGCAACCCtggtacaaacacacagctgtgcACATGGCCATTGGAGGATTCCTGCCTTTCAG TGCCATCTCAGTGGAGCTCTACTACATATTTGCCACCGTTTGGGGTCGGGAGCAGTACACGCTTTACGGTATCCTGCTCTGTGTCTTTGCAATCCTGCTGTCTGTGGGAGCCTGCATCTCTGTGGCTCTCACCTACTTCCTGCTTTCAGGTGAAGATTATCGCTGGTGGTGGCGAAGCATCCTGAGCACGGGCTCCACCGGCATATTCATATTCGTCTATTCACTTTTCTACTATTGGAATCGGTCAAGCATGAGTGGTCTGGTGCAGAGCATGGAGTTCTTTGGCTATTCCTTACTCACTGCATTCGTGTTCTCACTCATGCTCGGGACCGTTTCATTCTGGGCCTCTCTGGCATTTATCCGTTACATCTACCGTAGCCTGAAGATGGATTGA